The genomic region gcaCTTTTAATGTATGTTCATTGCATTTAattagtacttgatgtttcaattgaataataatagataagagttttttgttttaattttttaaaaacactttattttactaaatagtgATTGGTTGATTTTCATCTTTTGCCAAGTCATTAGAATTGCTGATGTGGCATCATTAGCAAAGAAAAGATGGCTTAAGCTCATTGTGGAGAGAGTTGGTATCagcttttatatattataaatagataaatagatagataaatagataaatagatagataGACAGATAGATTTGGCAAGATTTGAGTGGTGAATTCTAAACTTTTGCCAAATAAGCAATGGTGTTGACATGacgttagtagaagaagagaaataacttagaagtaaTGTGGGTAGACCTAATTTTGGTTGTAAGTGTTGGACAAAACCGTTTAAAAAAGAGGAATACATAAACCTGTGCTACTTGCAATGAgttcataattaaaatattattatttataacaaATAAATAGGGCCATTAAAAATGATATTGAACAATAGAATGAGAAGAGTAAACGACAAAGTTGAAAATCTTTAGGAAGATATCTAGGACAAATTTTCTACGTTGGCGGCGCCAAATGGTGACGTTAGTCTGAAACCCAGAATCGAGCTCCGACAGAAAAACCGCAACAGGAGGAATGGAGTTTGCCCTGATTCTGCAATTTATGCAATGCGGCTTCACTGGAGATGGACATCGTGATGGACAATTTGTTTTGAGGAAAAAACAATGGCTCATGGGACCAGAAGAGGATGGAGGAAATAGGATCTTGGTACGGAGAGGTGCAAAGAGGAAGAGGGTTTCGAGAAGTATGACAACGGTAATAAGCTCtttggtttttagagttttttttggGGTAAATGttaatttgtgtttttgttgttttagaaataaggattgatttggaaaaagttaAGTTGTTAGCTTTTATTgtgttttttagttattttttgtgttttttttatttgaaaataaaagttGATTTGGCAAGATTTGAGTggtggattctaaaattttgccaaaTAAGCAATGGTGCTGATATGGCATTAGTAGAAAaagagaaataacttagaagtaaTATGAGTAAATCTATgtacctacttttatatattaagaatagatgtgTTAAGATAACTACTAAACTAAATAAAAGTTTAATAGACACAATATTTCATCATTATTCTTTCATGCATTTTAGGTGCAAACATTATCCTCATTGTTAATGCAATGCAAACATTATCCCAAGATGAGGCAATTGTTTGTgtacaaattaaaataaaggtCCCCTAGCTGCCCAATATATATTATATTCTCTTGCTTTATTCCCTTGGTTGGATTACttgctatattttttatttttatttttatttatttatttatttcccaACAACTTCATTTTAGGTGCAACTGTTGTTGCTTTAATGTGTTAATTTCAAGGAACCAATCAACCAACTGTTTAAAGGGTTATATATTAATTAGTTTAAGATTTGATTGAAAACGTAGATGAATGCAACATTTTTCtttgaaatagaaataaaatcgaATCATAATTAAGTAGTACCTAATTGGTTATATGTAGGAAAACTTATCATCCTTATCTAATAACACCACTTATATTAATGCCTAAAAAGAGAAATGCTAGGAACTATCAGAATTTATTGCATGTTTTtagttattagttaattattaatatttaaaaatatgagataaaatatattattaaattattagactaaaaaaattaaataatagccAACACTAAGGTTTAGAAaatcggaccggtcatcaaactgcTCTAGttactggtttattggtttattggtctaactggttcaaccggtggttCAATCAGAAAAACTGTTttagaatataataataaataaattataaataaacatcctaaaatataattatagtctaatataaaactTAAAATATCTTCTAAATTTAAAATACTACATGAAATATTATCAACCAAatccatatgatcttatcaaactacaaattcaaaagttaaatagtaaaaagaaatatttaaatattaaatgcCAACATGAAAAACTTGTTTTAGTGTGTTAAACTATTTTGTAGAAGATTTAAAGTGACAATAAACTAATAAAATGGCACTCTAACTAAAATGTTACTAACAAGACAAGCACTCAGGAACTAAGTAAAATATCCCAACAGTGTAATATACTCGTACTCATAAAAGTGGCAGTCATTTTGTCTATTATCAACATATAATATTTTCAAACACTAGCAACTAATTGAGATAATTCATAATTTCTAACCCATAAAAGAATGATGACAGGAACGGGGAACCACAACACTAGGTGGAATAATAAACACAACCCATTttttgcttgaaatgtaaagctTGGAAAATGGATTAGATTTCTTCACTgtgaatttaaaaatagaaagtaGGACTACGAAACTGGAAGTACATAAAATATATATGACTTTAGTGAGGCCTTAGAGGGAACATATCATCATTTGTATCTTGCTGATCATGTTCACTATGGGTAGAAAAGGAGATGGATCTTACAATAACAAAATTTCTCCCAGGTACAGAAAGGGACTTTGAAACCTTGGAACGATCAACATCTTTCTACACAAAAGTTAACAACAGccatttgaaaatataaaacaacatttgatttgatttctattTTTAGCATTCAACAACAAACATTACAAAACAGTAACAAGTAATCCATAATTACACTAAACTTGAAATTTCATCAGCAGCAAGTAATCCCTAATCATACTAAACCTGAAATTTCAACAAATATTACAAAATCGcaacaagtaatccctaatcCCTAAAAAAAAATTCCAGTAATGATTTGATTTCCATTTTTAGTAACAGcaagaaaatttcaacaaaaatttctGGAATTAAAAAAAGAGCAGCATCACAAAATCAGCAAACAGAGcataaaaggaagagaagaacGAAAGAAGTGAAAGCAATACCACTAACCTTCGACGGAGACACGGATGGCGACTGGGGAGACGACGCCAGCGGCAACACGGCGGCGAGCTACTCCAAGCCTCGAACAGAGAAGCCACGGAGGACGGGAACAAGGGGGAAGGAAGACACCGAGCTACAAGAGAGGGCCTGGGCTCGGCACAGCTGGAAGGAGGAAGCCGCGGAGGCGCTGACAGCACGGACGACGCGACACTACGGCAGATCCGTTGCAGGGAGAACCTAGGGTTTGGGTTTGCTTCAGAGTTCAGAGGGTCACAGTGATTCACGAAAAGGGGGGGTTGTATTGGGGGAAGGGGGTGAGACGGTTAGTGAATAGTGAGTGAGGCTGAACTATGGgtgtctttttaaaaaaaaaagaaaaaagaaaacggCACCGTTTAATAAGAACCGGCCGGTTACTGGTTCGGTTCAATCGGCCGATTTTCAGCCAGTTCACTGGTTTTATAGCAGTTTGAAAATGAGCGGTTATTAGTAGCGGACCGAACCATATATATCGCTGGTTCTCGGTTCGATCGGTTCGATCGGCCAAttcggtccgattttcagaacattggccaaaactaataaattttaatagtttTCTAACATTTCTCTACATAAAATATTACTCAAACTGATAGAAGTTTAATTTTAAGTGTTTTCATCAATATATCTAAGGGCAACACCAAAACTTTGCCAAAAAACTATTTGTGTAACATTGGAATAATAGTGTGATCACAATTCAACTAATTATCATATATCAAATAAGTAGTTGTTATTATAATATGTATTGTTTGATAAATAAATAAGTTTCTTTTATTAAATATTGAGATTTATTTGTTATTAAGTCAATATATAAATACAGAGAGAGTTATGACTATTTAAttgaattataataaaaattcttaatttattattattggttTTGTTGTTgacttgttattattattattgtttcacTTTATCTTTTGATAATTTCAACAGGATGTGTCTGATTAAGTTTATATCACAATCTTAATTTGGGAAGCAGATACGACTCCTCTTTTAAAGAGTAGACTCAACCCAAAATCTATTTAATCAGTACCTTTATTCACTATAAAATAAGCAGAGGATTGCGGTAGCCATTTAGCGTCAGTTTACATAACCACCGCCAAATTAAAAGATTGCAGCGGTTAAGTCGATGGGTTTGTTGAGCGCAGCAAATTTTGTTTTGGCCCCTCCCCCACTAAAGAAAGAGAAATCACTTCATTTTATTTCAGTAGTGAGCCAAGCCCCTTCTCTCCCCTTCTCCAAAACTCAGAACCAAGGTCTGAGAACCCTAGCCTCTCCTCATCGGTTCGTCCGTCCGTCGAGGCATTGCCGCCATCCATCGCACGCAGGGGCTTCTCTTCGTCCGTGGAGCCAATGCGCCCCCATCCCCTTCTCCAATCTTCTTCCTTCATAATTGCGTGTAGCCCTAGCCCCCCACTCCACCTCGCAGCTTCTTCGTGGAGCTTGGCGGCCGTCGTCTTTGTCGTACCTTTTCTCAAGTTCTCCTACCTTTGCTCTGCTTCAGGACTCCGTCTCAACCATCCAGTCGGTCTCTACTTCTGCTTCAGACACTCACTAATTGGGGCTTGTGATTGGAGCTCCTAAGTCTTGAGTTATGCAGGTCAAATGCCCCTGATTTAAGTTTCTAGCTACTGTTTCTCCCCTAATTTAACtctatttcatatattttttcttaaattttatttcttttaggtTTAGCCtgttgattttggttgtttatatTGTTGAATTAAACTTGAATGCTTAACTGTGTAGTGTCCCTGATTTGATTATTTTATATGCCCCTAATTTTGGTTGCTACTCTActcgttttattttcttgttgcaAGAATGCTTCGCCAGTTTGCACTTGTATGCAGGGGTTCAGGCCTAAGAACCAAGAAGCTTGGAACTTGAGAGATGGGTCTGATGGGTGTGTGAGGAACACGGGTTTGAATTGTTCGACTGACAAGTTCTTGCATCTTGAGAACATGAAGCTGCCGGAGACAAGCAGCGTGTTTATGAATATGAGTATAACACTTGATGAATGTGGCAGTTTGTGTAAGAGGAATTGTTCATGCACTGCATATGCAAACATTGATATCAGAAACGGAGAAACTGGCTATGTTATGTGGATTGGTCAACTCTTTGA from Arachis ipaensis cultivar K30076 chromosome B02, Araip1.1, whole genome shotgun sequence harbors:
- the LOC107626918 gene encoding S-locus-specific glycoprotein S13 isoform X1, which encodes MQNASPVCTCMQGFRPKNQEAWNLRDGSDGCVRNTGLNCSTDKFLHLENMKLPETSSVFMNMSITLDECGSLCKRNCSCTAYANIDIRNGETGYVMWIGQLFDMNVYHTDGQDLYLRLAAADIGISLFIYYLSPNEVL
- the LOC107626918 gene encoding S-locus-specific glycoprotein S13 isoform X2, translating into MQGFRPKNQEAWNLRDGSDGCVRNTGLNCSTDKFLHLENMKLPETSSVFMNMSITLDECGSLCKRNCSCTAYANIDIRNGETGYVMWIGQLFDMNVYHTDGQDLYLRLAAADIGISLFIYYLSPNEVL